The genomic region TTGCGGTGATAAACGCCGTTTTCCCGCTACGGCTAAGGCCTGTGACCGCGAGGCGCAGATGCCGGTCAACCCCACGATTAACCAGCGCATTGAGTTCGTTGGTGAGTCTCTTCATCGCCATCCCGTTATGCCTGAAGACCAGAGAAAATTATAACGTATACGTATGATGTGGGGTCAGGGAGTTGATAATCAACCGCTTTGGCGGTAGATACAGATGTTAAAATACCAGGTTAAGCTGGGGTTGCTCGCTCCAAACGGGTAGTTTTGAGGGATAATGGCTATTAAATATATAATTTCTTTTATTCACACGTAAGGGTTACCCCATGACGTTGCACATCCGACAAGCAACATTAGCCGATTCAGTATTACTCAATGCACTTGGCAATAGCATCTATCCCGCGCACTTTAAGCATTTGTGGAAGTCGGTGTCGGAAATGAACGATTACCTGAAGAGCGAATATTCACTTTCTGTGCTTGAGAAAAGCCTGATGGATGGAAATACAAGCTGGTACATCGCAGAAACTGCGCGGCCGTTGGGTTATGTGAAACTGACATGGGAAGCGACAATCCCTGATACCCTTCTTCACGGAGTTCTTCTTAACAAGCTATACCTTGCTCCGACGAGTACGAGTCAACAGTACGGCCAACAGATGTTCAGTCGAGTTATCGATCTCGTCCGAAGCAACACGAAGGATTTTTTATGGCTGGAGGTGCTGGAACAGAACGAACGTGCGTATCGATTCTATGAAAAACAAGGTATGAAGTTCATCAAGGACGTTGTGTTCGAGACGGCATCCCAGCGAAGTGTACTTAAGGTTATGGGGATGCGTATTTGAGTGGGTTTTGCGTAAAGTGGGCTGGAGGCTATTTTCTGGCCGGTTTGTGCCAGAAGCGAACATAGCGAAGTGCAGCGGCAACGTTGCTCGTAGGTCTTTTGGTGTGAATTAACACATTTTCTTGTCTTATGTATTATTGCTGGATTTACATTATTAAGAATCAAAAAAGAAAACCCAACAGAAAACTCAGAAATAATTCACCCAAAAACTTAACAATTAAAATATTAAGGTAACACCACATAATATTGGGATGTTTTTGTTTTTCATAGACGAAGATTTACATATCATGATATAATATCACTGGCAAATACGCAGGTAATTAACCTGCCAATTATGTAAATAAATTTTCGGGGAGATGACTCCAGTGGGACGTAAGTGGGCCAACATTGTTGCCAAAAAAACGGCTAAAGACGGTGCAACGTCTAAAGTATATTCAAAATTCGGTGTGGAAATCTATGCTGCAGCTAAACAAGGTGAACCAGACCCTGAATTAAACACCGCTTTAAAATTCGTTATTGAACGTGCGAAACAAGCACAAGTTCCCAAACACGTTATTGATAAAGCCATTGATAAAGCCAAAGGCGGCGGCGATGAAACGTTCGTGCACGGGCGTTACGAAGGCTTTGGTCCCAGTGGTTCAATGGTTATCGCTGAAACCTTAACTTCCAATGTCAACCGTACGATTGCTAACGTCCGTACAATTTTCAATAAAAAAGGTGGAAATATCGGCGCGGCAGGTGCTGTCAGCTATATGTTTGACAATACTGGGGTGATTGTATTTGAAGGCACAGACCCCGATCGTATTTTTGAAATTTTGCTTGATGCTGAAGTTGATGTCCGTGATGTCACCGAAGAAGAAGGTAACATCGTTATTTATACTGAACCTACAGACCTTCATAAAGGAATTGCAGCGCTTAAAGCCGCTGGAATTACTGAATTTTCAACGACAGAATTAGAATTGATTGCTCAATCAGAAGTTGAACTTTCACCAGAAGATTTAGAAATCTTTGCGGGTCTTGTTGATGCCCTTGAAGATGACGAAGATGTTCAAAAAGTCTATCATAACGTGGCAAATCTCTAATTATATATTAAAGGAATCTGTCATTACGGCAGATTCCTTTATATTATAAACTCCTCACCTCAGTGGATTAGAGTTTTCACAAAAGCTGAACGCACATTTTCATACAGCGTGTCTGAAAGCATTAAATTGTCCCAGACAGTATTATGATCGGCACCTGGAATAAGCATAAGTTTTTTTTGACGGCAGCGAGACGCTGAGAAAAACAGTTTTTCGGGTATCTCAGCAGGAATCACTGAATCATTTTCGGCAGCAATAATAAGTATATCTCCGGTAAATTCCGCAGCAATATCCCACGCATCCGTTTGTTCCCAATTTCGATCTTTACGTATGATTGCTGAAAAATCAGGGCCAAACTTAACCTTATAGGCAGGCATTGAGTAGACACCGGGTACCATGAGGATCAGGGACTGAAACCGAACCGTTCTAGTTAGTTGAAGTGCGTTATAGGCTCCCATACTTACGCCCATACACCCTGTGATAGCGATTTCCTGCGAGGCAAGCACCGCCTCAGCCTGCAACGTACGGCTAAATAGCGAGGATTCGTGCAGTTCTCCCCCCGTTTCACCGTGGCCTATGAAGTCAAATGTCGTCGTTCCGATGCCTGACGCATCAAGAAGCGCGCGATATTTATTGAAAACCGTCCGATCTTTACCGCCACCATGGAGCATCAATACATGCCCATTGTTCCCAAATGTACTTTCGGCTGAAATCATTTTGTTCTGAAACGGTACCTGGAAGGAGAGAATGGAAATCATCTTTGTTTTCAAAATGGAATGAGTAGTTTTTTGTTTTATCAGACCATAAAGCACCGCACAATAGACGCCAATGACAGATAATGCGCAATCTCTCGATTTTTCCTGTAAGTAGACCATGCTCATTATGCGCGTTAACGCAATGAGTATGCGATACAGGTCGATCGTACTCATTTAAACTCATCATGCCCTCTTAATAACAGGAGAACACCATGCTCGAACTTCGCCCTAACTGTGAATGCTGCGATCAAGATCTGCCGCCAGAATCAGAAAAGGCATTTATCTGTTCGTTCGAGTGTACCTTTTGTATTGATTGCGTGACAGTTCAATTCAACGGCAAGTGCCCAAACTGCGGGGGTGAATTAGTGCGGCGCCCAATACGCCCAGAATCCGCTCTCTTGCGGCATCCTGCGTCCACTTTGCGCCGCTATAAGTAATAGCGCTACGTATTAGAAGAAGGCCGCACCGAAGATGCGGCCTTCTGCATCAGACTACCAGTTCAGGCATTTGCTCTTTCACAAACGCTAATACCTTTTCTGCGTCGAGAGACGCAAAGGGTAGACTTTCAACGATGGCAATGGGACGAGAGTCTCCGACAATTTCTTCAATTTCACTCATCTTGTATTGAATGTGTGGCGTAATGAGAAAACCATCAAAAGCGGGAGCCACACTGGCAAAATTATCCAGTCCCACTGCGCTGATAATCAGATGGTCGCCCTTTTTATCTGCCAATAACTGCATCTTTTTGGCGAGAGAATTTGCGGTATTGCCGAACAAACAACATATCAGTAACTTTTTCATTTTTTACCCCCTGAGAAATGTTCACAGAATATTCCTCATGCAGTACATAAAATGAGCGCTACGTCTTGTTTGGATGTTAATTATTAGCAGGATTAATATAATAACGACGCCACGAAAGCCCTGGAACATGAGCAAATCGTAACGGCGCGGAGGCTGATGACGAACTGTTGTCTGATGGCGCTGCGCTTATCAGGACTACCGCGTTCCGCATTCTGAGATTTTACGTATAATGTCCCTTCTATACGATCTGGCGATTGCTTCAGCTATTCATATGAATCTCAATATTTTTTGTTACTTACTACTCGCCTGCGCGGTACTCGGCAGCATTTTTACGCCGCACCCTATTGTCATAGGGTGCCTGCTTGTCAACGTTCTGACGCTGGTAATTTACGGACTGGACAAAATGGCCGCGCGTAAAGCCTGGCGCAGAGTACCAGAATCTACGTTGCTCATGTTTGGGCTTGTGGGTGGTTGGCCTGGTGCAATTTTGGGTCAGCAACTTTTTCGCCATAAAACACAAAAGCAGCCGTTTAAAATCTACTTTATCGTCACTGTGGTGTTAAATATTTCAGCAATGGTGGCGATTTATCAGTTTTTACCATTTACACAACACTGATGGACGGCTTGATGTTTAATACCTTCCGCATTGATCGCGTATCTGGAGCCTGATGGACAATAACAGGAAATTGACCACGTACTTGTAAATAGACCCGTTTTAGTTCCAGGCATTTTTTGAGATCCCGGCCAAATAATGGTGTTGTCGATATTCCTCTGGCGTCATATTGTTCAGTGATTCATGCGGGCGTTCACAGTTATATTCTGACACCCATCTTTCCGTGATTTCCCGCACTTCATTCAGCGTTCTGAACAGATAAAAATCGAGTATTTCTGTACGGTATGTTCGGTTAAAGCGCTCAATAAAAGCGTTCTGCGTCGGCTTACCCGGCTGAATAAATTCCAGTTTTACTGCATGTTGCTCTGCCCATTCAGCAAGTACAAGTGAGATAAATTCCGGACCATTATCCATGCGTAGCATGACCGGATAGCCGCGATTTGCCGCGATCCTGTCGAGTACCCGGACGACGCGAAGAGCTGGCAGATTCAGATCGATTTCAATCGACAACGCCTCACGGTTAAAGTCATCAACGACATTGAACGTGCGAAAACGACGGCCACAGACCAGGGCATCATGCATAAAATCGACAGACCAGCTCTGGTTCAGCGCTTCCGGTGTGGCCAGTGGCGAGGGATTACGTACTGGCAACCGTTGTTTGCCTTTACGGCGAAAATTCAGTTTCAGCAGACAATAAATACGATGGATCCTTTTGTGATTCCACGGGTATCCCTGCCGCCGCAGAACCTGGAAAAGTTTTGGAAAACCGTACCGTGGGTATCGCTCTGCCACTGCCTGCAACGCGACAATAACGGGTTCGTCACGTGTGGTATCCGGACGGTAATGGTAAACCGTTCTGCTCAGGTTAAGACTCCGGCAGGCCTGACGGATACTGAGTCCAAATGTCGTTATCAGATGAGTGACCAGCTCACGCTTAAAGGCTGGTTTTAAAGCTTTTTTTCGATAACGTCTTTCAGCGCCCGGTTCTCAAGGCTCAGGTCGGCAAACATCTGTTTGAGACGCCGATTCTCGTCCTCAAGATCCTTGATCTTTTTAATATCAGAAGCCTCCATGCCGCCGTATCTGGACTTCCAGTTAATGGGATGGACTACCTCCTTCCTCTGCGGTTAACTGTACGAAATGTGCTCAGCAGGAGAATCACCATGAATATCGTATATCTGGGTATCGATCTGGCTAAAAATGTTTTTCAGCTTTGTGGGCTAAACCAGGCCGGTAAGCCGGTTTATTCAAAACGCACTGGTCGAAAAGAATTACTTCAGACAGTGGCGAATATTCCGGCCTGCCTGATTGGTGTCGAAGCATCCACAGGGGCATTTTACTGGCAGCGTGAGTTTGAAAAACTGGGGCATAACGTAAAGGTCATCAGCCCCCAGTATGTAAAGCCCTTTGTCCGTGGGCAAAAAAATGACGGTAATGATGCGCAGGCCATCGCAGTGGCTCTGATGCAACCGACAATGCAGTTCGTGCCGCCAAAAAGCCCGGAACAGCAGGATATCCAGGCTTTGCACCGGGCAAGGCAGCGTATTGTTAATCACCGCACTGCGACCGTTTGTCAAATCAGGGGACTGCTGCTTGATCGGGGAATAACTATCGGCGCGGCAGTTTCAAGAGTTCGTCGTGCCGTTCCGCTGATCCTTGAAGATGCAGAAAACGGGCTAAGCGCCCGTATGCGCAGAACGATTGCAGAGCTCTATGATCTCTTTAACGATCTTGAGCGTCGTATTCATTTTTTTGATAAAGAAATTGAAACAGTATTCAGGCAATCAGAAGCCTGTCAGCGTATTGCCAAAGTGAAAGGCATTGGCCCTAAAACGGCCACGGCCGTTGTTGCTGCGATTGGCAAAGGAACTGAATTTAAGAATGGTCGTCACTTTGCTGCATGGCTGGGTCTGGTTCCACGCCAGCACTCGAGTGGCAACAGGCAAGTTCTCATGAATATGACGAAAAAAGGCGACAAGCATCTGCGGACACTTTTTATTCATGGTGCCCGCGCTGTCGTCAGAGTTGCCACGAATAATAATGATGGATATCTGAATCAGTGGGTTAACCAGTTAAAGGAACGTCGCGGATTTAATAAAACTACCGTGGCGGTCGCTAACAAAAACGCGAGAATAATCTGGTCGATGCTGAGAAATGATACAGAATATCAGGCCGTGGGAAGTTAATCCCTGTCAGCAAAAGTTGCAGCGTACTGAGAAATGGTGACAGGTTGCACCTGCACAATCGGAACCTGATTTTTATACTGGCCTCAGAGGCCGTCCAGTTGTTGAGGCGATTGTGTGCGGATTACCCATTTGGGCACAGGTTTTCCTGATGCCGGATAGATGTAGTAGGTGGCTTCAGATATACCGGCCACCCGGCAGACATCCTTAACAGTTCGTCCGGCTTCAACCGATTTAATTACGGCAATGATCTGATGCTCAGTAAAACGGGCTTTACGCATAGCGATCTCCTTTGTTGGCAGATTGATTATGCCGGAGGATCTCTAAATGTGAATGGCACGATTATGCGGGATACTTACAGTCAAGTACTGCCCCTGAAAACGCAGGTTCTCTTCCTCATCTCCGGCTTCCCGCGCTGTGCCTCCCCATGCCCGCGTCACCCCCTCCCAGCGGATGTCACCCTTCTCATCCGTCAGCCGCTCCGGCATGCCGTTCGGCTGACAGTGATACCAGCGGTAACGGGTTTCCTTGCCCTTTCCCTCCACCCTCACCAGCGGCGTGTGGCTGTTCTGGTCCTCATACACATACAGCCTTGTCCTGCCGTCCTGCTCCTCCGACAGCAGCCGTAATCCCTCCCACACAAAACGTGTCCCGCTCACGACAGGCGGGTCGAGGTCGCGCAGCGCGCCCGGCACCCAGCTTTCCACCCGCTTTTCCGTGCGCCGGCCCAGCGCATCGTAACGGTAACGGATACCCGGTTATGCCGCACCGGCCCCTCACTTTCCGTGATGTTTCCCGCCGGGTCGCAGTAAAACTGCTCTGCCGGCAGCACGCCCTGTCGCGCCTCACGCAGATGACCGGCTTCGTCGTAACGGTAATGCCGTTCCCGCCACGGGTCGGTGATTTCCCGGTTCTCCACCAGGTTGTGCCGCATGTCGTACTGCTGCCGCCATTCCCGTTCAGCGCGCAGGGGGCGGCTTTCCCTCAGTACGCTGGTCTCCGACACCCGGCCGAGGCGGTCATACCGCCGCAGGCTGAACAGCGCCCCCTGCGTACGCCGGGTTTCCCGGTGCAGCGCGTCGCGGCTGAACTCGCACAGCACCAGGCCGTCCAGCGCCGTCTGCAGCAGGTGTCCGCTGCCGTAGTAATGGTTTCTCAGCTTCCGTCCGTCGGGCAGTCCGGTCACCGTGCGGTTAGCGGGTCAGCGCCCCGTCGAACCCGCGCTCTTCAAGCAGACGGCCGTCCGGCCCCGGGACAAACTGCCAGCGTTCGCCGTTTTCGTTACATAACCCGACCAGCCGTCCCCGGCTGTCACGATGGCGGGAAACCACCCCGCCGCGGGGGTCGCGCCGGTATACCAGCCAGCCGGTCCCGTCATAGCCATAGCGCGTCTCCGCTCCGTCCGCCGTACGGTGGCGCACCGGTAAGCCCCGTTCATTGTATTCCACCCGCTCATACCAGCCTTCCGCGCCACTTATCTCCAGCACGTTCCCTGACGGGTCATATTTTCTGCGCCAGCACTCACCCGCCGCATCGCGAATTTCATCCAGCCGGTAGCGTTCATCATAGTGGTAACAGGTTCTGTTACCGGAACAGTCCAGCGCCTCCGTAATCTGCCCGCGGCGGTTATAACTGAAACGCTGTAGAACGGCGCCGCTGCCGTCCTGCACGGCGATAACCTGCCCGCAGGCATCACGTTCCCGTTTTTCACACTTTCCTTCCGGCCCGGCGATTTCCGTCAGGCCGTGACATCTGTCGTAGCCATAAAGGTACAGTCCTCCGCCCGGCAGTTTTACACTGGACGGGAGTGCGCGTTCCGTCAGCCACGTCGTCAGCGTCACATTTCCCGGCGGATCGTATTCTTCTGTCAGATTCCCTGCGGCGTCATAACAGTACCGCCAGCGGTTACCTTCCGGGTCGCGACTTTCCGCCAGCAGCCCCAGACTGTTCCAGACATAATGCCAGTCCCCCCCGGCCTCATCGGTATAGCGGACCGGCAGGAATTCCGCATTCCAGTAATGCCGGCGTGTATATCCCTGTTCCGTGGTGACGGTCGTCGTCTGCGCCTGCAGATCGTAATTCAGCACGCTGTGTTCACCGGCACTGGTGAACTGTTCAACCACCCGCCAGTCGTCAGACTTTTGCCAGCGGTATTCACAGCGCAGCCCCCCGGGTAACTGATGCGCCGACAATAACCCTTCCGGCGTCCATTCAAACCGGCGGCAGACCCGGTCACAGGCGTCAACCACGCCAGTGAGGAAGCCGTGAACATCATAGTGATACTGCACCAGCAGGTGCTCCCCTGCCTCCTCCTCTTCATGCTGTCCGGTCACGCGGGTCAGACGCTGCGGATGGCGGGGATCTTCATAGTACAGGCGCACCCGAAGCGTCTCTTCCGTGTCCGCCAGCGCCGACAGACGTCCCGATGCATCATATGTCAGCATCAGTCCGTTACCGTATTCGTCACTCAGGCTGGCCAGCTTCAGCACGCCAGGCTCCCGCGGCTCAGGGAGATACAGTCGCCAGACGCTGCCGTCCGCATCACCAATCACGACCTGCCCCTTTCCGCCACGGGCGATAATCAGTCCTTCATCCGCATAAAAATCCTGCACGCCGGAAGCTGGCGGTACAAAACGCAGCTCCCTTCCGCTCAGATCGTGAAAGCAGTAGTGTTCATCTTCTGTAGTGATAAACGTTTCGAATTCCGTCCGCCATCCCGGGCCAGAGAGCCCTTCATGGTGGTTACGACTGTTATAGACCCGCTGCCAGACGAGGGGGAAGCGTGCCGGTAGTGAAAAATCCCGATCGTCTTCATCCGCCAGAACCTTGGCACCCGTGGCGGCATGAACCGGGAAAGACGTTGCCTGGACGGCGTCGCCAAGCTTACTGCCCAGTATGCCTGCACCCGCCATCGCCAGCATGCAGGGAAGCTCTTTGATTATTTTTCTGGGATTACCCGTCAGCAGAGAAAGCGCCATGGTCACGAGTTCAAGCCCCGGCAGTTTCCCGCTTTTTATCGGGCGGACCACCAGAGGAGGTCCCCCGATAATGACATCCGGAGAAACTTCCGTGCTGACCGTTGCGCCGCAGGTGGTCCTGTCTTTGCCCCGGACGGCGGGTAAATCATTGATGGCAACGGAAGCGGAGCCTTCAGCAAGATACTGTTCAGGCCAGTGCCTGTCGCAAATGACTTTGTCAACACCAGACGGAACCACGGATGCTGACGGCTCTTCCACTGTCGGATCAATCAGCTGAGACAACAGAGTATCGCCGGCGCTGAGCAACATCGCGGCGTAGTCCCACACGGACTTCGCTTTCTTCTCCTGCTCTTCGTTTAGTTTTTCCTGCGCCGCTTTTTCCGTCGTGGTCATCAGACGTCCCGCAGCCCGGGCGGCAGCAAGATTATTCGTCAGGACATTTTCGGAGCCGGTGCTGATAACACCGGAAGGCGACGGAGGGAAGAGCATATTCGCCAGGTCGCTGCAGCCCTGGCTGATGGTTTCCGTCAGACCGGCAGCGCTTATCATCAGACCCGCGATCATGCCCGAGACGGCACAACTGCTGCCTACTGCTGTGGCGGTGGCTGCCGCCCCGGCCATACCCGCTCCCGCCAGTACCGGCGCAGCAGCTACAGCCACGCCTGCCACAATGGCACCGGCGGCGGCATAAACGACACCTTCAAACGCAACGGAAGCGATATCGGCCAGGGCACTGGTATGAATGATCTTATCACTCACACGGGCGGCAAAATTGTCTCCCATCGCGATCACCCACCCCGGACAGACAGTTTAAGATCCTGTTTCAGGCGATCGCGGTACAGCAGGTCATTTCTACTCACCGATCCGGGGATAGTCTGGGTTATCACCAGTAGTGAAACACCATCCGACAGTAATAACGCCAGCTGCCACTGGTGGAAAACTGTACCAGAGCGTTGCCAGGTACAGCAGGTTTCTCTGGCCGGGAGTTCCGGCGCGTCAGGCAGAACAATATTCTCGCGGGAAGTGATATCAAGATCTTCCGCCAAAGGCCTGAACTGCTCCCACTGGGCATCCAGTTCATCATCCAGACTACGCCCGTGAGCACATGTTCCTTGTACAGGCATGATATAAAAACATCCTTATCTCAACGGAAATGAGATCAAATCCACTCTTATTGGTAGTAGAAATGCCTGACTCATATTAAAGAGTAAATAAAAGCATAAAAAAGCATTCAGCTAATCAATAAAATACCCACTCGCAGTGTTTTGCATTATTAACACCCTGGACTTAACAATACAAACCGGCATGATTTTATTATCTAATTTAAATGCGTTCTTTCTGTGACTTCTTTCACGTTACTTTACCCTGAAAAATTATTTTTCGCCCAATTTATTCTCAAAAAAAACACTCATAAACCTGGAGCTAGAAATTATATTCACACATCACCCTCAGGTATTGATAGCAATAGCGAATAATTGAACGAGGCGAATAAATATTTTTAACATGGTAAAGCTATATTTATTTCCCCAGTGAATTGAAAAGTCCTTTTTATCTACTGGTGAGGATTGCCTGAACTGCTGTAACAGCTCGGTCAAGTGTTCAGAATAGACGACCGCCTATCCGACGTTAGGGGCTTCCAAACTCACCCGAAAAAAGGAACGATCGTTTTGAAAAAATCATGCCAGGCTGTTGATAATCAACCCTGTTGTGTTGTCAACCGCCGGTTAACTCCATAAGATGTGTGCCATTAACTCTCTGATGGAGTTCCAGATTCATGTCCCCCACTATTTATGATATCGCTCGCGTCGCGGGCGTGTCGAAATCGACAGTGTCTCGCGTGCTGAATAAGCAAACCAACATCTCGCCGGAAGCGCGGGAGAAGGTGCTGCGGGCCATCGATGAGTTGCAGTATCAACCTAACAAACTGGCTCGCGCCCTGACCTCCTCCGGCTTCGACGCCATCATGGTGATATCGACCCGTTCGGCCAAAACCACCGCCGGCAATCCCTTCTTCTCCGAGGTGCTCCATGCCATCACGGCCAAAGCGGAAGAAGAAGGTTTTGACGTTATTCTGCAAACCTCGCGCAGTACCGAAGATGACCTGCAGAAGTGCGAAAACAAAGTTAAGCAAAAGATGATTAAGGGCATCATTATGCTTAGCTCGCCTGCCGATGAGTCATTCTTTTCCCGACTGGATAAGTACGATATTCCGGTGGTGGTGATTGGCAAAGTCGAAGGCGAATACAATCACGTTTATTCTGTTGATACCGATAATTACCGCGACAGCATTGCCCTCACCGATGCCTTAATCAATAGCGGACATCAGCATATTGCCTGCTTGCACGCACCGCTGGATTATCATGTTTCTGTTGACAGGGTTAACGGTTATAAAGCCAGCCTGGCAGCGCACCAGCTAAGCGTACGCCAGGAATGGATTATCGACGGTGGATATACCCACGAGAGCGCGTTATGCGCGGCGAGAGAGTTACTAAGCCAGAGCCCATTACCCGATGCAGTATTTGCGACAGATAGCTTAAAGCTGATGAGTCTGTATCGTGCGGCTGCCGAACTGAATATTGCGATTCCAGAACAGCTCGCGGTCGTGGGCTATAGCAATGAAATGCTGTCGTTTATTTTAACGCCACCGCCTGGCGGTATTGATATTCCGACGCATGAACTCGGTGAGGCAAGCTGCGGTCTGCTGTTTAATCTGATTCGCGGTAAAACGGGTCAGGAGAACATGATTGTTAGTACGCACATTAGCCTGGCGGGGTCGCTGGCGTAATGCCTGACTGCCTGATGGCGCTGCGCCGGTCAGGTCTGCGGCACAGAAGGAATAACGGGGCATAATTATGCCCCGCCACAGTTAAAAGGCGTAGTTCACGCCGACACCCGCGTAATGGAATTTATCGCTTTCACCTTCATCATGATCTTCCCATTCAAAGGCATATTCGAGAGTCATCGATAAACCATTCTGGAAGTCATAGGCATACAACATCCCCAAGCGATTAAAATCATGTCCTTCACGCTCGATATCATCCTGCCAGTCCCAGTTGCTCCAACGGTCAAGACCAATACGTGTGTACGGGGTTAACGTGGTGTTCCCTAGCGCAATCGGT from Citrobacter sp. RHB25-C09 harbors:
- a CDS encoding GNAT family N-acetyltransferase → MTLHIRQATLADSVLLNALGNSIYPAHFKHLWKSVSEMNDYLKSEYSLSVLEKSLMDGNTSWYIAETARPLGYVKLTWEATIPDTLLHGVLLNKLYLAPTSTSQQYGQQMFSRVIDLVRSNTKDFLWLEVLEQNERAYRFYEKQGMKFIKDVVFETASQRSVLKVMGMRI
- a CDS encoding YebC/PmpR family DNA-binding transcriptional regulator, which produces MGRKWANIVAKKTAKDGATSKVYSKFGVEIYAAAKQGEPDPELNTALKFVIERAKQAQVPKHVIDKAIDKAKGGGDETFVHGRYEGFGPSGSMVIAETLTSNVNRTIANVRTIFNKKGGNIGAAGAVSYMFDNTGVIVFEGTDPDRIFEILLDAEVDVRDVTEEEGNIVIYTEPTDLHKGIAALKAAGITEFSTTELELIAQSEVELSPEDLEIFAGLVDALEDDEDVQKVYHNVANL
- a CDS encoding alpha/beta hydrolase; the encoded protein is MSTIDLYRILIALTRIMSMVYLQEKSRDCALSVIGVYCAVLYGLIKQKTTHSILKTKMISILSFQVPFQNKMISAESTFGNNGHVLMLHGGGKDRTVFNKYRALLDASGIGTTTFDFIGHGETGGELHESSLFSRTLQAEAVLASQEIAITGCMGVSMGAYNALQLTRTVRFQSLILMVPGVYSMPAYKVKFGPDFSAIIRKDRNWEQTDAWDIAAEFTGDILIIAAENDSVIPAEIPEKLFFSASRCRQKKLMLIPGADHNTVWDNLMLSDTLYENVRSAFVKTLIH
- a CDS encoding DUF1272 domain-containing protein, with protein sequence MLELRPNCECCDQDLPPESEKAFICSFECTFCIDCVTVQFNGKCPNCGGELVRRPIRPESALLRHPASTLRRYK
- a CDS encoding PTS cellobiose transporter subunit IIB; this translates as MKKLLICCLFGNTANSLAKKMQLLADKKGDHLIISAVGLDNFASVAPAFDGFLITPHIQYKMSEIEEIVGDSRPIAIVESLPFASLDAEKVLAFVKEQMPELVV
- a CDS encoding DUF1294 domain-containing protein → MNLNIFCYLLLACAVLGSIFTPHPIVIGCLLVNVLTLVIYGLDKMAARKAWRRVPESTLLMFGLVGGWPGAILGQQLFRHKTQKQPFKIYFIVTVVLNISAMVAIYQFLPFTQH
- a CDS encoding IS110 family transposase, producing MNIVYLGIDLAKNVFQLCGLNQAGKPVYSKRTGRKELLQTVANIPACLIGVEASTGAFYWQREFEKLGHNVKVISPQYVKPFVRGQKNDGNDAQAIAVALMQPTMQFVPPKSPEQQDIQALHRARQRIVNHRTATVCQIRGLLLDRGITIGAAVSRVRRAVPLILEDAENGLSARMRRTIAELYDLFNDLERRIHFFDKEIETVFRQSEACQRIAKVKGIGPKTATAVVAAIGKGTEFKNGRHFAAWLGLVPRQHSSGNRQVLMNMTKKGDKHLRTLFIHGARAVVRVATNNNDGYLNQWVNQLKERRGFNKTTVAVANKNARIIWSMLRNDTEYQAVGS
- a CDS encoding RHS domain-containing protein — its product is MESWVPGALRDLDPPVVSGTRFVWEGLRLLSEEQDGRTRLYVYEDQNSHTPLVRVEGKGKETRYRWYHCQPNGMPERLTDEKGDIRWEGVTRAWGGTAREAGDEEENLRFQGQYLTVSIPHNRAIHI
- a CDS encoding DUF6531 domain-containing protein, whose amino-acid sequence is MGDNFAARVSDKIIHTSALADIASVAFEGVVYAAAGAIVAGVAVAAAPVLAGAGMAGAAATATAVGSSCAVSGMIAGLMISAAGLTETISQGCSDLANMLFPPSPSGVISTGSENVLTNNLAAARAAGRLMTTTEKAAQEKLNEEQEKKAKSVWDYAAMLLSAGDTLLSQLIDPTVEEPSASVVPSGVDKVICDRHWPEQYLAEGSASVAINDLPAVRGKDRTTCGATVSTEVSPDVIIGGPPLVVRPIKSGKLPGLELVTMALSLLTGNPRKIIKELPCMLAMAGAGILGSKLGDAVQATSFPVHAATGAKVLADEDDRDFSLPARFPLVWQRVYNSRNHHEGLSGPGWRTEFETFITTEDEHYCFHDLSGRELRFVPPASGVQDFYADEGLIIARGGKGQVVIGDADGSVWRLYLPEPREPGVLKLASLSDEYGNGLMLTYDASGRLSALADTEETLRVRLYYEDPRHPQRLTRVTGQHEEEEAGEHLLVQYHYDVHGFLTGVVDACDRVCRRFEWTPEGLLSAHQLPGGLRCEYRWQKSDDWRVVEQFTSAGEHSVLNYDLQAQTTTVTTEQGYTRRHYWNAEFLPVRYTDEAGGDWHYVWNSLGLLAESRDPEGNRWRYCYDAAGNLTEEYDPPGNVTLTTWLTERALPSSVKLPGGGLYLYGYDRCHGLTEIAGPEGKCEKRERDACGQVIAVQDGSGAVLQRFSYNRRGQITEALDCSGNRTCYHYDERYRLDEIRDAAGECWRRKYDPSGNVLEISGAEGWYERVEYNERGLPVRHRTADGAETRYGYDGTGWLVYRRDPRGGVVSRHRDSRGRLVGLCNENGERWQFVPGPDGRLLEERGFDGALTR
- a CDS encoding DcrB-related protein, which produces MPVQGTCAHGRSLDDELDAQWEQFRPLAEDLDITSRENIVLPDAPELPARETCCTWQRSGTVFHQWQLALLLSDGVSLLVITQTIPGSVSRNDLLYRDRLKQDLKLSVRGG
- a CDS encoding LacI family DNA-binding transcriptional regulator, with the protein product MSPTIYDIARVAGVSKSTVSRVLNKQTNISPEAREKVLRAIDELQYQPNKLARALTSSGFDAIMVISTRSAKTTAGNPFFSEVLHAITAKAEEEGFDVILQTSRSTEDDLQKCENKVKQKMIKGIIMLSSPADESFFSRLDKYDIPVVVIGKVEGEYNHVYSVDTDNYRDSIALTDALINSGHQHIACLHAPLDYHVSVDRVNGYKASLAAHQLSVRQEWIIDGGYTHESALCAARELLSQSPLPDAVFATDSLKLMSLYRAAAELNIAIPEQLAVVGYSNEMLSFILTPPPGGIDIPTHELGEASCGLLFNLIRGKTGQENMIVSTHISLAGSLA